A genomic window from Solanum dulcamara chromosome 11, daSolDulc1.2, whole genome shotgun sequence includes:
- the LOC129872029 gene encoding dihydroorotase, mitochondrial-like isoform X2, whose product MELSITRPDDWHLHLRDGDVLKTVVSHSAHHFGRAIVMPNLKPPITTTAAAVAYREAILKSLPADSDFNPLMTLYLTDTTSPMEIKLARESQIVFGVKLYPAGATTNSQDGVTDLFGKCLPVLQELVEHNMPLLVHGEVTNPEVDMFDREKVFIETVLSPLVQKFPRLKVVMEHVTTMDAVKFVESCTEGFVAATVTPQHLVLNRNSLFQGGLQPHNYCLPVLKREIHREALVSAVTSGSRRFFLGTDSAPHDRRRKECSCGCAGIYNAPVALSVYAKVFEKENALDKLEAFTSFNGPDFYGLPRNNSKIKLSKTPWKVPESFSYASGDIVPMFAGEMLDWLPGPL is encoded by the exons ATGGAGCTCTCAATCACACGACCTGATGATTGGCATCTTCATCTCCGTGATGGTGACGTTCTTAAGACAGTTGTTTCTCACAG TGCACATCACTTTGGGAGGGCAATAGTCATGCCAAATTTGAAGCCTCCTATCACTACCACTGCTGCTGCTGTAGCATACCGGGAGGCAATATTGAAATCTCTGCCTGCTGATAGTGATTTCAATCCTCTCATGACACTTTATTTGACAGATACAACCAGTCCTATGGAAATCAAACTAGCAA GAGAGAGCCAGATCGTATTTGGGGTGAAGTTGTACCCTGCTGGTGCCACGACAAATTCTCAAGATGGAGTGACTGATCTTTTCGGAAAGTGTTTACCAGTTCTACAAGAACTGGTTGAACATAATATGCCTCTACTG GTTCATGGAGAGGTTACAAATCCTGAGGTTGACATGTTTGATCGAGAAAAGGTATTTATTGAAACGGTTCTAAGCCCTTTGGTGCAGAAATTTCCACGATTGAAGGTcgtgatggagcatgttaccaCCATGGATGCTGTAAAGTTTGTTGAGTCTTGCACTGAAG GATTTGTTGCAGCGACTGTCACCCCACAACATCTTGTTTTGAACAGAAATTCTCTCTTCCAAGGGGGCTTGCAACCGCATAATTACTGCCTTCCAGTGCTTAAAAGAGAGATCCACA GGGAGGCACTTGTGTCAGCTGTAACAAGTGGAAGTAGAAGATTTTTTCTTGGGACTGACAGTGCTCCTCATGATAGACGAAGAAAAGAATGTTCTTGTGGATGTGCTGGTATTTATAATGCTCCTGTAGCCTTGTCAGTATATGCAAAGGTGTTTGAAAAG GAAAATGCACTCGACAAGCTCGAAGCATTTACTAGCTTCAATGGACCAGACTTTTATGGGCTTCCTAGGAACAATTCAAAGATTAAGCTGAGCAAGACACCATGGAAGGTACCCGAATCCTTTTCTTATGCATCCGGAGATATTGTTCCCATGTTTGCTGGTGAAATGCTCGACTGGCTGCCGGGTCCTCTCtga
- the LOC129875001 gene encoding ER lumen protein-retaining receptor A-like yields the protein MNIFRLAGDMTHLISVLVLLLKIYATKSCSGISLKTQELYAIVFLARYLDLFTDFISLYNTVMKLVFIGSSLAIVWCMRYHRVVRRSYDRELDTFRYWILLVACSILALVLHEKFTLQEVFWAFSIYLEAVAILPQLVLLQRSGNVDNLTGQYVFFLGAYRAFYILNWIYRYLTEQHFTRWISCVSGLAQTALYADFFYYYFISWKNSVKLQLPA from the exons ATGAATATCTTCAGACTGGCCGGGGACATGACACATTTGATTAGTGTCTTAGTTCTCCTTCTCAAAATTTATGCTACCAAATCATGCTCAG GAATATCATTGAAGACGCAAGAGTTATATGCTATTGTGTTCTTAGCTCGGTATCTGGATTTGTTCACCGACTTCATCTCTCTTTACAACACTGTGATGAAACTGGTTTTTATTGGGAGCTCTTTGGCAATTGTCTGGTGTATGAGGTACCATCGGGTTGTCAGGCGCTCATATGACCGTGAGCTAGACACTTTTCGTTATTGGATTCTTCTTGTTGCATGTTCCATTTTGGCACTTGTTCTTCATGAGAAGTTTACCCTTCAAGAG GTGTTCTGGGCTTTCTCAATATACCTGGAGGCAGTTGCCATTCTTCCCCAGTTGGTGCTCTTGCAAAGAAGTGGAAATGTTGATAATCTGACTGGACAATATGTGTTCTTCCTTGG GGCCTACCGTGCATTTTACATCTTAAACTGGATTTACCGCTATCTGACCGAGCAGCATTTCACCAGATGGATTT CTTGCGTCTCTGGTCTTGCCCAGACAGCCCTTTATGcagatttcttttattattacttCATCAG CTGGAAAAATAGTGTCAAGCTTCAACTGCCAGCATGA
- the LOC129872029 gene encoding dihydroorotase, mitochondrial-like isoform X1, with translation MLASKGALVPDSRVMRTLFSPCNISHISVASFERKSSLKAYSAKMELSITRPDDWHLHLRDGDVLKTVVSHSAHHFGRAIVMPNLKPPITTTAAAVAYREAILKSLPADSDFNPLMTLYLTDTTSPMEIKLARESQIVFGVKLYPAGATTNSQDGVTDLFGKCLPVLQELVEHNMPLLVHGEVTNPEVDMFDREKVFIETVLSPLVQKFPRLKVVMEHVTTMDAVKFVESCTEGFVAATVTPQHLVLNRNSLFQGGLQPHNYCLPVLKREIHREALVSAVTSGSRRFFLGTDSAPHDRRRKECSCGCAGIYNAPVALSVYAKVFEKENALDKLEAFTSFNGPDFYGLPRNNSKIKLSKTPWKVPESFSYASGDIVPMFAGEMLDWLPGPL, from the exons ATGCTGGCTTCTAAAGGAGCACTTGTCCCAGATTCTAGAGTGATGAGGACCTTATTCTCCCCCTGCAAT ATTTCACATATATCAGTTGCTAGCTTTGAACGGAAAAGCTCGTTAAAAGCCTACAGTGCAAAAATGGAGCTCTCAATCACACGACCTGATGATTGGCATCTTCATCTCCGTGATGGTGACGTTCTTAAGACAGTTGTTTCTCACAG TGCACATCACTTTGGGAGGGCAATAGTCATGCCAAATTTGAAGCCTCCTATCACTACCACTGCTGCTGCTGTAGCATACCGGGAGGCAATATTGAAATCTCTGCCTGCTGATAGTGATTTCAATCCTCTCATGACACTTTATTTGACAGATACAACCAGTCCTATGGAAATCAAACTAGCAA GAGAGAGCCAGATCGTATTTGGGGTGAAGTTGTACCCTGCTGGTGCCACGACAAATTCTCAAGATGGAGTGACTGATCTTTTCGGAAAGTGTTTACCAGTTCTACAAGAACTGGTTGAACATAATATGCCTCTACTG GTTCATGGAGAGGTTACAAATCCTGAGGTTGACATGTTTGATCGAGAAAAGGTATTTATTGAAACGGTTCTAAGCCCTTTGGTGCAGAAATTTCCACGATTGAAGGTcgtgatggagcatgttaccaCCATGGATGCTGTAAAGTTTGTTGAGTCTTGCACTGAAG GATTTGTTGCAGCGACTGTCACCCCACAACATCTTGTTTTGAACAGAAATTCTCTCTTCCAAGGGGGCTTGCAACCGCATAATTACTGCCTTCCAGTGCTTAAAAGAGAGATCCACA GGGAGGCACTTGTGTCAGCTGTAACAAGTGGAAGTAGAAGATTTTTTCTTGGGACTGACAGTGCTCCTCATGATAGACGAAGAAAAGAATGTTCTTGTGGATGTGCTGGTATTTATAATGCTCCTGTAGCCTTGTCAGTATATGCAAAGGTGTTTGAAAAG GAAAATGCACTCGACAAGCTCGAAGCATTTACTAGCTTCAATGGACCAGACTTTTATGGGCTTCCTAGGAACAATTCAAAGATTAAGCTGAGCAAGACACCATGGAAGGTACCCGAATCCTTTTCTTATGCATCCGGAGATATTGTTCCCATGTTTGCTGGTGAAATGCTCGACTGGCTGCCGGGTCCTCTCtga
- the LOC129874779 gene encoding uncharacterized protein LOC129874779, with protein MGCAGSSRSKGDETVKKIRKPKPWKHSEPITRAQLVQMRDEFWDTAPHYGGRKEIWDALRAATEADVSLAQTIVDSAGIIVQAPDLTVCYDERGAKYELPKYVLSEPTNLTGEN; from the exons ATGGGCTGCGCTGGATCCTCACGTTCCAAAGGAGATG AAACTGTTAAGAAGATAAGAAAACCAaagccttggaaacattcaGAACCGATAACAAGAGCTCAGCTTGTACAGATGCGTGATGAATTCTGGGACACTGCGCCACACTATGGGGGACGAAAAG AGATCTGGGATGCGCTACGTGCTGCTACAGAGGCAGACGTAAGCCTTGCACAAACAATTGTGGACAGCGCTGGGATAATTGTTCAAGCCCCTGATTTAACAGTCTGCTATGATGAGAGAG GTGCCAAGTATGAGTTGCCCAAATATGTTTTGAGCGAACCAACAAATTTGACTGGTGAAAACTGA